The Eurosta solidaginis isolate ZX-2024a chromosome 4, ASM4086904v1, whole genome shotgun sequence genome includes a window with the following:
- the LOC137249783 gene encoding uncharacterized protein isoform X1, whose amino-acid sequence MGQIMPPTQPRQAPMPSRPPMPGQPPIPGRPGYNQPPAPGTEHHLHSELRVLHIMEGIQDFGNSISKILRTSSTWIEGRSPLYRNANNESHFGESHYSNNSHFSGRPRDHVRSRKNKILDQLLNINFCSFFIFWWP is encoded by the exons atgggtcaaattatgccaccaacacaacctcgacaggcgccaatgcccagtcggccacccatgccgggtcaacctccaatacccggacgtcctggttataat caaccacctgcacctggtactg aacaccatttacacagtGAGCTGAGAGTACTCCACATAATGGAGGGAATTCAGGATTTCGGTA ATAGCATATCCAAAATTTTACGTACTTCTTCAACATGGATAGAGGGCCGCTCTCCACTTTATCGTAACGCCAACAACGAATCACATTTTGGTGAATCGCATTATTCGAACAATTCACATTTCAGTGGACGTCCTCGTGACCATGTTCgctcaagaaaaaataaaattttagatcagttattaaatataaatttttgctctttttttattttttggtggccctga
- the LOC137249783 gene encoding uncharacterized protein isoform X2, which translates to MGQIMPPTQPRQAPMPSRPPMPGQPPIPGRPGYNQPPAPGTEHHLHSELRVLHIMEGIQDFDSISKILRTSSTWIEGRSPLYRNANNESHFGESHYSNNSHFSGRPRDHVRSRKNKILDQLLNINFCSFFIFWWP; encoded by the exons atgggtcaaattatgccaccaacacaacctcgacaggcgccaatgcccagtcggccacccatgccgggtcaacctccaatacccggacgtcctggttataat caaccacctgcacctggtactg aacaccatttacacagtGAGCTGAGAGTACTCCACATAATGGAGGGAATTCAGGATTTCG ATAGCATATCCAAAATTTTACGTACTTCTTCAACATGGATAGAGGGCCGCTCTCCACTTTATCGTAACGCCAACAACGAATCACATTTTGGTGAATCGCATTATTCGAACAATTCACATTTCAGTGGACGTCCTCGTGACCATGTTCgctcaagaaaaaataaaattttagatcagttattaaatataaatttttgctctttttttattttttggtggccctga
- the LOC137249783 gene encoding uncharacterized protein isoform X3, whose protein sequence is MGQIMPPTQPRQAPMPSRPPMPGQPPIPGRPGYNQPPAPGTEHHLHSELRVLHIMEGIQDFGTYPKFYVLLQHG, encoded by the exons atgggtcaaattatgccaccaacacaacctcgacaggcgccaatgcccagtcggccacccatgccgggtcaacctccaatacccggacgtcctggttataat caaccacctgcacctggtactg aacaccatttacacagtGAGCTGAGAGTACTCCACATAATGGAGGGAATTCAGGATTTCGGTA CATATCCAAAATTTTACGTACTTCTTCAACATGGATAG